A stretch of DNA from Candidatus Bathyarchaeota archaeon:
GGTGCATTCTGTTCCAATTTTTCATAACCATGAAGTATTGGGTTTTAGGGGGATAATTCTGGACATTACTGTGCGCAAAGAAGCAGAAAATAAATTGAAAGAGTCTTTGGATAACTTGCGGAATTTAAACGAGAAACTTGATGTAGTTGGGAAGCTGACGCGGCATGATGCTCGAAACAAACTTTCTGTAATACTGAATCATGTTTTTCTTGCAAAAAACCAACTTTCCCAACCGGACAAAGTATTGGAACATTTAGATGCAGTAGAATCAGCAGTTGAGTTAATAGAAAAAATTTTCAAGTTTTCAAGAATATACGAAAAATTGGGTAAAGAAAAACTATCCTGCATCAACTTGAAAGAAACATTTGATGAAGCAATTGCATTACATTCTTGTTCTGATACAATATCCTTCGTTAATGATTGTGATGGATTGATGGTATTGGGTGATTCTTTGTTGCGACAGTTATTCTATAACTTGATTGATAACTCTTTGAAACATGGAGAAAAAGTTAGCCAAATAAAACTATATTGGAAAGATGAAAATGACAGAATTAAACTAATTTACGAAGATAACGGAATCGGCATACCTGAAACTGAAAAACAAAAAATATTCAAAGAAGGTTACGGCAAAGGCAGCGGTTACGGACTTTTTTTAATTGCAAAACTTTGTGAAGTATACGGTTGGTCAATTCAAGAAACTGGAATATTCAATGACAGTGCTCAGTTCACAATAACTATCCCCAAAACAGGTTTAGATTCAACTGGCAGTCAATAATTTTTGATATTTTGCGGGCTCTCCAAAGAGAAAGAACTTATAGAAGCAACTTTTACATACATAACCACAATGGATAACTGCAAAATATTTCGTAACCTTAAAACGTTGTATTTTGTTGTTAATTCATCCCCCTGGGTCCATGGTCTAGTCTGGATTAGGACACTGGCCTGCGAAGCCGGAGTTCCGGGGTTCGAATCCCCGTGGACCCGCCACTTAAGGAAGAAAAAGTTATGGTTCCAGTTAATCCCTTTGCCGAATTCTACAATGCATGTGAAACATTACTAAAAGACACCCTACAACAGTTGTATCCTGACGTAAATTTTAACGAAATTATTGGTTCATCTAACCGATCAACTTTGCAGGTTCCCCCAAACCTAGAGTTCGGCGAACTGGCAACTTCAATCTGTTTTGAGTTAGCCAAACAGGCAAAAAAAAGCCCCCGAAACATAGCCCAAGAAATCGTGGATGCAATAAATGTTTCAAAAATTGAATTAATTGACTCTGTTTCTGCAGCTGGGGCAGGATACGTAAATTTCCGTGTTAACTCGGAAGCGTTTTCATGTTTAACCTTAAAATCCATTAATGAATTGGATTTGGATTATGGTTTCATAAAAACCCGTGAACCCAAAAAAATTTTACTTGAACACACAAGCGTTAACCCTGTTCACCCTATTCATATTGGGCAAGCAAGAAATCCAGTGCTGGGGGATGCAATTTCCAGAATTTTGAAAAAACGAGGACACGACGTTTCTTGCCATTATTATGTGGATGATGTTGGACGCCAAAGCGCAGTTATCGCTTACGGGTACACCAAGCTTGGAAAACCCAAACCTGACCAAAAGCCTGACCGTTTCATTGGTGGTATCTACACAGTAACTAGTTGTATAATGGAAGTTAACCGTTACAAAAAAGCCGTAGAAACTGCAAAAACTAGTTGCCCCAAAGACCTTCCAAAACTGAATCGGCAACTGGACGAATGGATTTCTATTTCTGCTGAAATTCAGGAACGTTTTCCAGAGCTTTTTGGTAAACTTTTGGATGAAATCAACAAGGATGCTGATCCTGAACTGCAAATTGGGAAATTGATTCAAAACTATGAGGCAGGAAAAGAACCTGAAAAACAGTTACTTCGGGAAGTATGTGAGTTGTGTCTTTCTGGCTTTAAGGAAACTTTGGCCAGTGTAGAAATTTCTATAGATTCCTGGGATTGGGAAAGTGACTTAATCTGGAGAGGCGACGTCAAACAAGTAATCGCTGACTTGGAAAAAACATCTTACGTTTTTTGGGAAAATGGTGTTTTGGAGTTTGACGCAGAAAAAGTAGCTGACGATTTGGACCTAAAACCGAAACTAGGAATAAGTGCCGATCATGAAATCACTCCGTTGACTTTGGCGCGGGCTGATGGGACTTCTTTGTATACTACTCGAGATATTGCATATCATCTTTGGAAGTTTACCCAAGCTGAACGTGTAGTCAATGTTATCGGAATGGAGCAAACGCTGCCGCAATTGCAACTAAAACTTGCTTTAAGCGCTTTAGGTCATCCGGATTACATACCTAAACTCACCCATTTTGCGTACAGTTTAGTTAGGCTTCCGGGATACCGAATGAGTAGCCGCAGGGGACGTTACATAACCCTTGACGAAGTTATGGATGGAGCAGCAGAACGAGCTTATTTCGAAGTTTCTAAGCGGTCACCAATGTTGTCTGAAGATGAAAAAAGAAAAATTTCCGAGTTCGTAGGAAAAGGCGCAGTAAAATATGCTCTAATAGCTGTAGACCCATCTAAACCTGTAGTTTTTAGTTGGGACCGAGTACTAGATTTTGAAAAGAACAGCGCACCTTACATCCAATACTCTCATGCACGCGGATGTAGCATTCTTCGGAAAGCATCTCTTCAAATTGAAAACGCAGATTATTCACTTTTAAATGACCTATTAGAAAAAGATATCATGTTAACTTTAGCTCGTTTTCCTGAAGTTTTTGTGGATTGTGCTGAAAGCCTTAAACCAAACGCCATCGCGGACTACGTTAACAGTTTAGCTGACAAATTTAACAAATTCTACACCAAACTTCCTGTAATAAAAGCTGAATCAGAACAGTTAGGTGCTGCCCGTTTGGCCCTTGTTGATGCTGTTCGTATAGTGTTGCGTAACTGTTTAATACTGCTTGGAATAGAATCGCCAGAAAAAATGTAGCCATTATAGCTTGAAGGAATATGCATGTATGGCTTCGATTATGGCAGAGAAGTTCTAAAATGGATCGCAATAATAACCATGACCGTAGACCACGTTGGAGCTGTACTGTACCCTGAACTACAAGTTTTGCGTTTTGTTGGTCGGCTGGCTTTTCCGTTATTTGCTTATTTATTAGTGCTTGGAATGGAAAACACCCGAAACATCAAAAGCTACATTATTCGATTGTTTATGTTTGCTGCAGTTTCTCAGATTCCTTTCTTTCTAGCTCACGGTTATGCCCCATTTGAGTCACTTAACATATTCTTTACTTTGGCTTTAGGTCTGATGTTTGTATATTTTTTCCAAAAAGCCTCGATTTTTGCGTTCATTCCCCTTATTGTTTCCTTTGTCATACACTTCGATTATGGCATCTACGGACTAGCCTTGATTGGCTGTATGGCACTTTTGCGAAGAAACATAAAACTCGGAGCTGTTTTGATTTTTCTGCTAAACTGTTTGTTCCTGTTTCCTTTTAGTAGCCAATTTTTATCCCTTGGTGCCCTTCCCCTGATTGTTTTACATGATACCGGTTCATTATCTATAGTAAAAGACTACGCAGAAGACTACAAAATTCCCTTATGGCGAAAATATTTCTTCTATGTGTATTATCCGTTGCATCTGGCTGTGCTTTATGTGATAAATGCCATGTACTTCTAACGCTTCTAAACCTGTTTTGACGTTACTGGGTAGGTACAATGTTGGGTACAGTTATTCCTTGGGGGTTTAGGCATATCCAAAAGTAAACTAGGTACTCTGGAGTGTTTAGTATTCTGGTGTCTGAAGGCAAATGAATGTGATTCCCATTAACACCTCGGTATTTATTTGAACCTGACTCGTAAACAAAACCACAATATGCTTCTGCAGTGTCGTTGTCTATTGCATCTACCCAATAACTTCGAACTACACTAGCTTGACCTATCGAATCATACCATTTCAGTTCGTAAGTTATTTTTCCTTGGTCTGCTAGGGACAAAATCACATCAATTGCTGTAATTACGCCTTCTTGAAAAACGTCGTTTCTCAGATTGTGGGCTGTCACTTCTACGTCAGTAAATTCTTTTGTGAACGTTTTTCCCACAATTGTTACTTCA
This window harbors:
- a CDS encoding arginine--tRNA ligase, whose translation is MDPPLKEEKVMVPVNPFAEFYNACETLLKDTLQQLYPDVNFNEIIGSSNRSTLQVPPNLEFGELATSICFELAKQAKKSPRNIAQEIVDAINVSKIELIDSVSAAGAGYVNFRVNSEAFSCLTLKSINELDLDYGFIKTREPKKILLEHTSVNPVHPIHIGQARNPVLGDAISRILKKRGHDVSCHYYVDDVGRQSAVIAYGYTKLGKPKPDQKPDRFIGGIYTVTSCIMEVNRYKKAVETAKTSCPKDLPKLNRQLDEWISISAEIQERFPELFGKLLDEINKDADPELQIGKLIQNYEAGKEPEKQLLREVCELCLSGFKETLASVEISIDSWDWESDLIWRGDVKQVIADLEKTSYVFWENGVLEFDAEKVADDLDLKPKLGISADHEITPLTLARADGTSLYTTRDIAYHLWKFTQAERVVNVIGMEQTLPQLQLKLALSALGHPDYIPKLTHFAYSLVRLPGYRMSSRRGRYITLDEVMDGAAERAYFEVSKRSPMLSEDEKRKISEFVGKGAVKYALIAVDPSKPVVFSWDRVLDFEKNSAPYIQYSHARGCSILRKASLQIENADYSLLNDLLEKDIMLTLARFPEVFVDCAESLKPNAIADYVNSLADKFNKFYTKLPVIKAESEQLGAARLALVDAVRIVLRNCLILLGIESPEKM